One genomic segment of Gammaproteobacteria bacterium includes these proteins:
- the ptsP gene encoding phosphoenolpyruvate--protein phosphotransferase, with protein sequence MPFSLHGIGVSRGYAIGRTYLLQRNQPEITEYTIPDNIVEDEVQRFLNSLEIARRQLQDIRMRVPPTAPGDAAAFIDAHLLMLQDAMFTEAPIHLIRDRHCNAEWALKIQRDLLIEIFEQMDDPYLRTRKDDIDHVVRRVQRVLVTEDPAYLSDPDYADLASSRLEGRVIVADDMTPADTILMQHQGVQAFVTEYGGPLSHTAILARSLGIPAVVGVRNARGYLGHDEPVIVDGRQGVILIGLDERILRYYRHKQREERRQQRELSKLKGKPAITRDEVTIGLYANIELPEDATAVRDVMADGVGLYRTEFLFMNRADAPDEEEHLASYLHVIKTLEGSPITIRTADLGADKQVDGGRGGPVTTNPALGLRAIRMCLKDLGMFRPQLRAILRASAHGPVRMMIPMLSNIHEVFQVLRLVDETKQELRERGLAFDERLPIGGMIEVPAAAVCAAQFARYMDFLSIGTNDLIQYTLAIDRVDDEVNYLFDPLHPAVLTLIHHTIRSGQKVGIPVSLCGEMAGDSRYARLLLGLGLTEFSMHPTGLLEIKKVIQDSHVGELKEIARRLLRTTDIEKYAEILKDIAQN encoded by the coding sequence ATGCCTTTTTCACTGCATGGCATCGGAGTTTCGCGGGGATACGCGATTGGCAGGACCTATCTATTGCAACGCAATCAGCCGGAAATTACCGAGTACACGATTCCCGACAATATTGTCGAAGACGAAGTTCAGCGTTTTCTGAACAGCCTGGAAATCGCCCGGCGACAATTACAGGATATCCGGATGCGGGTTCCGCCGACGGCGCCGGGAGATGCTGCCGCTTTTATTGACGCGCATCTGTTGATGTTGCAGGACGCAATGTTTACTGAAGCGCCGATTCATTTGATTCGCGACCGTCATTGCAATGCCGAGTGGGCGCTCAAAATCCAGCGGGATTTGCTGATCGAAATCTTCGAGCAAATGGATGATCCCTATCTACGCACCCGCAAGGATGATATCGATCATGTCGTGCGACGCGTGCAGCGTGTTCTGGTCACCGAAGATCCAGCTTATCTGAGCGATCCTGATTATGCGGATCTGGCGTCGAGTCGGCTTGAAGGTCGGGTCATCGTCGCTGACGACATGACCCCGGCGGACACCATCCTGATGCAACATCAAGGCGTGCAGGCTTTTGTGACCGAGTATGGCGGCCCCTTGTCCCATACCGCCATTCTGGCGCGCAGCCTCGGTATTCCCGCGGTGGTGGGCGTGCGTAATGCCCGAGGCTATCTGGGGCATGACGAACCGGTGATTGTGGATGGCCGCCAAGGCGTGATCCTGATCGGACTGGATGAGCGGATTTTACGTTACTATCGCCATAAACAACGGGAAGAACGCCGGCAACAGCGTGAATTGAGCAAACTGAAGGGGAAGCCTGCGATTACCCGTGACGAAGTAACGATCGGTTTGTACGCGAATATTGAATTGCCCGAGGATGCGACTGCAGTGCGGGATGTGATGGCGGACGGCGTCGGTTTATATCGGACAGAGTTTTTATTCATGAACCGCGCAGATGCGCCTGACGAGGAAGAACATCTGGCGTCGTATCTGCATGTGATCAAGACCCTGGAAGGTAGTCCAATCACCATTCGCACCGCTGACCTCGGGGCTGATAAACAGGTGGATGGAGGGCGCGGCGGACCGGTGACGACCAATCCAGCCCTGGGCTTGCGGGCGATCCGCATGTGCTTGAAAGATTTAGGGATGTTTCGCCCGCAGTTGCGCGCTATCCTGCGCGCCTCCGCCCATGGGCCGGTGCGGATGATGATTCCCATGCTCTCCAATATTCACGAGGTTTTTCAAGTCTTGCGGTTGGTAGACGAGACCAAGCAGGAATTGCGGGAGCGCGGCTTGGCTTTCGATGAACGCTTGCCGATTGGCGGAATGATCGAGGTGCCGGCGGCGGCGGTGTGCGCCGCTCAGTTTGCCCGCTACATGGATTTTCTGTCCATCGGCACTAACGATCTGATTCAGTACACGCTGGCAATTGACCGGGTCGATGATGAGGTGAACTATCTGTTTGACCCTCTGCATCCAGCAGTCCTGACGCTCATTCATCACACCATTCGCTCTGGTCAGAAGGTTGGCATCCCAGTCAGCCTGTGCGGGGAGATGGCGGGTGATTCCCGGTACGCCCGGTTGCTGTTGGGCCTGGGTTTAACTGAATTCAGTATGCATCCCACCGGTTTGCTGGAGATCAAGAAGGTCATCCAGGATAGCCATGTCGGCGAATTGAAGGAAATCGCGCGCCGCCTGTTGCGGACTACAGACATTGAAAAGTATGCTGAGATATTAAAGGACATTGCGCAGAATTAG